DNA sequence from the Oreochromis niloticus isolate F11D_XX linkage group LG8, O_niloticus_UMD_NMBU, whole genome shotgun sequence genome:
aacagtaatattatttatatttataacaaggtgcaataataataataataataataatgtacaaTAAGTGAGTGTGCAGTTTAATTGTCAGATCCATCCCACTCTGGTCACACCTACAACAGTGAAAACGCTCATCTTCTTTTGTTCAACTTGCAGAGTAAAAATATACTTTTTCATGAACGATGTCTTTGTCTATTCTTCTTATTTCTGAGAGATTTAAGTTGACTTATTCATTCTAAAGTTAATTGAGAGGTCAATGATTCTGAAGTTGTGGTTACCGACATTCAGCACAAGAAATTCAAGTAATTTTAACTCACTGTGTCACAGGTGTGCAGGGCCAAGAAGAGAGTGAATGCCCCATTGGTTGGTCTGACTAAAGGCTGGAATGTTTTATTCAAATTAGGTGACAGTAAGAACCTGTGGGGAATAAAAAGCATCAAATAAGCATgcacatatttaaaaagtgagccacattgctatgacagcaagatAGGCAACCTCAAAATTGGAAATTCAattaaacttgttttattaaagTTGCACATGTCCTGAGTATTCATTCTCTGGGGTGTTTTGTTACAGTTGAAGTCATCATTATCATGTCTGcctaaattatatttttttaatagtgtTGATCCACGGATGTATACCTGttttaccaaaaagcaccattTCATTGGAAAACAGGAGCAATGAGAGTTTTTATGTGGCTGTACAGATCTGGTGTCTTTCTGATTGAAAAAtcataaaccataaacatcaaaacacagacacattcTAAGTTTTTAGTGATAGAAAAATCCTATTTTGATTCCAAACACAGTGTAAAAGAACATCTGCATAGAAAAATACTCAGTGGAACAATACCAATCATAGATTGGCCTACCCAGAGCCCAAttctcaacattattgaagcaatgTGGGATTATCGTGACAATGAATGGAAGGGAAGACCCCCAATAGCCAAAGAAAATTGGATAtacttcaagaagcctggagcaCTACTCCTGAAGagcacttaaagaaattacaagaaagtttgcctaagagagttcagaccatgttgaaaaataaagatCTTCATAGCAAGTATTGATTTTCAACCTGGTTAGAATTGTACACTGTATTTATGTCTAACACATCGTAGTtctatgtatgtttgcacatgttttaatataataataaaatattttcagatttaacagaaaaatatatgcaaatgaGGGTTGACTCAAGACTTTGAAAAAGTACTGTATAATATATTGTATTACTCCAAGGTGATGTGCTACTAGTCCAAGAACTCAATGGACTGTTCATGCTGATGTTCATGTCTAAGTTACAGTTttataacagttttttttagtgagcttgtgtttgtttcttattCCTGTTATTCATTCATGATGTGAATTACAGCTGTATCACGGTATTGGATGTAGCTAGCAATGGGCCGCCATGACTGACAATGCTGTGGTAGTTAATGACTTTTGGTTACTGTTTCTGACTGGATGTGGTTCATGCTAATAAAGCTACATTCCTGGGGTAGAGTGATAAACAATATACAGAAACTGCAAGAACAGATTGAGATCTCTTCCTCCTTATTCTGAGTTCATTAcaatacttttttaaatgtctgtcGAGTTCAATTTTGAGTGGCCTAAAGTTAAATTCCAGGTATGATGATCACTGTTTGTTCAGTCACCAGTAGATCAGTTAATTCAACTCCAGTTTTGAGATCATTCAAACCTTTTTCTAACTACTCATAAttattttaacataaaaaatgattttcctttaatgtgttttttcctttctaaaGTGCCATGTTTTAGTCTTTTACTGCCTATTAGcatttctctttgttctttTATGAAAGGCAATCTGGGTTTGATTGGCCAGATTTCCTCACAAAATAAGCAGTGCTAGACAAATAATAGCTGAATCATTTGAAATCAAAATACTGTGGACAGGGTGTTAACTGCAGGCTGACCTGTTCCGCACATATCGGAGGAAGTCCTGGTGCAGAACGTAGAAATGACTCTCGTTGTACTGCCTTGAATAGTAGTCCCTTGGCCTGGTGAGGTTAAAACACAAAAGATAGCACACTTGTCCGTCACATATATATGCCACAGAAGACATTTTGATTTGGAGAACAAAAGATGTTTTAATTTGCGTAGAATATCCTGTTAGAGAAGTCCTGGATTAAAATAGAATGTGTTAAATGAACATGTGTTAAAGGTGTCCATCATGTAGCTGAATGGCTAAATTATTATAActatttataattaatataatatttatgtTATTATAAAAATACATCTTGATTACGTGTCACTAATGTTTTATATGTATGCAAATAAGGCTTGTATGTAAACTAGAAATCTGCGAACTGCATTTGTGAAACAAATGGCAACTGGTaattggttaaaaaaataaataaaaataaataaagtaatgcTGTTTTTTGATTGGAACtttattgatttgattttttttttattttgctccgtCTTTGCCACTCATATCTGAATGCAGTCATATTTTCTCAATTATTTTTAACTCGTGCTGCATCCATATTGCATTTTCTCTATTTGTATGTGTTTGCTCAAGACTTGAGATAactgtttaattttttgttttctttatttcttttttctgcattaAATTATGTTATAGTGTTGCCCTGAGCCAACAAACtttgaataaatcaataacttaaaaaaaaatatatatatatacatatatatgtatttattgaTATATTGTTTTGTCCCATTGTAGCATAAATATTGTAAAGGATACTTTATGATAGTACAAGTAATTTTAAtaattacttttaatttaataattttaataattttctcCTCAGTGGTGTAATTATGTGTTCCATAGAGGGCACCATAGAAGGTTGTACTGTTCATTTACTAAGTGGAGAGCATTATTCTGCTTCCGAAAACTGCCGGGCAGGACAGGTTATtcagaaataaataattaaacaaatagAGTTGGGGTCTTATAATAAAGTAAATGTTGACTGCATAGTGTCTGAAAAATTTCTGATTTTGATTTCAAATGGTTATATTCTTAATGAGATAATAGCAGCTTTTTGAAAATGGCCAATACATTTCTTGATTAatttcaatttttattttaatttatactcACAGCTTATTGCGGTATGGGCCAGCAGAGACCTTTTCTCCTCTGAGAAGACCCTTGAGCCACTGGAAATCCCTCATCCCCTCAGGAATGATCACATATTTTATACCCTGCCaaaaggaaaaggagagaaCCCATGTTTTTTCTGAGCAGGGGAAGTAAATATAATATGACACTGTTGTCTTTTAAGTTTAAGTACCTCATCATGAGGGGCAGATTTATACCCATACTTCTTGAGTGATGTAGTGATGGAGTGGGCTGTGTGAACGTAcactgatgttttgtttcctaaaTCCTCCTCATAACCCTTGCTGACGGCACCATTGATCCTGCCAGACAGATTAAAACATAGTGGTTTCAGGAATTTAAGTTTATTAACAGGTTCAGATCAAGAATATATTTCATCAGTTCTCACCAGTGTGAAAGTAGCTGAAAGGGCAATACAACTGTCTAGGTGTTGACTCAAAATATCTGGCATCTATAAACTCACATTCAAAGACTGTTAACCTAAAACAAAAGAGATGATTGCTGACTTCAGGAGAGCATGGAGAGGTCACTGTCCACTTAACATCGATGGATCCTCTGTGGAGGTTGTTAAGTACACCAGATTCCTTGGTGTTCACCTGGTCTCTCAACACCAGCTCCATAGctaagaaggcccaacagcatCTCTACTTCCTGCAGAAGCTGAGAAAAGCCCATCTCCCACCCATTCTCACCACCCTCTACAGAGGGACTATTGAGAGCGCCCTAAGCAGCTGCATTGCTGTCTGGTATGGTAACTGCACTATCGGATCACAATACCCTACAACGGATAATGAAAACAGCTGGGAAGATCATTGGAGCCTctcttccctccatcacagACACCTATCCCACCCGCTGCATctgcaaagccaccagcattgtgaAGGACCCCAcgcacccctcaaacaaactcTTCACCCTGCTGCTTTCTGGCAAGAGGTACCAGAGCATTTGAGCCCTCACTGCTAGACTGGGGCAACAGTTTCCTCCCCCAAGCtatcagactcctgaacactcagtgacacacacacataccttcaTACACGTCACTGCCTCAGGCACTTATCTGCACaatctcacacatacacacacacacacgcatagaCCTTCATACTTCTACTTTTTGCACAATGCTCAGTCTTTTTCCACATCCCACTGTCATTGTTTGTCTTACgtcactgtgtactgtaccactgcacatggtttaaataacaataaagccacttgacttgaccTCCTTATCGTGTTAATCATTTCATGTCTCACTAAGTTATTTCAGGTTTTGCAGGGTGTGGACTGAAGGCAGGCCAGTTTAGCAGGTGGAGAACTGCTGTTGTAATAGATGTAATAGTATGCATTGACGTAATAGTATGTCTTCCTGAAATATACAAGGGATTCCTTATGCACtgataaaacattttcaattttTATCACTGCAGAACAGTTTTTCCtgtcttgaggtgactgttgttgttatttggcagtataccaaaaaaacaaatgaactgaatttctCTAGAATGAGATatatcatagactgtatatgaaGGTTGGACATCTAAAGAGTAAAGACAATATGGAAGTAATTTAAGCCTGTATTCTTTGTACGGAAGTTGTTCAGAAGTCTATGATAAAACAACCCTTAGGTTCTCTTGCTCTCTAATTTCTAGCTCTCACTAGTTTAAAGTCTTATTGAATACAAAATGAAGTTCATTTTGCAAATTATGAGAGTCGCAAAGACAGATAAAGCAGGGTATGTTTTACACTGCTTTATCTTTCGTTACACTGGGCCTGCCATATGACCCTGAAGTGTCCCTAGGTTTCCCCGTCAAAGTCAAGTATTTTTCACAATACTTGTTCTTTGCTTCAAGAAATTAGGTATGGGTGATAAATACTAAAAGGATGACATCCTTCGTTAACCTTTTTGAAGTCTGGAGTCTTCTTACCCATGGTCATTTTTCCAGCCAAAATAGTTCTCTGTTAAATTACATTAGACCGACtaccaaaacagaaaaagatacTTATTACTTCTTAGCaacagaaaaatgtaaacaaataacTTGGAAAATTAGTAAGGTAGTCTGTAGtagtattttcacattttcacgcTACCATCAAGTTAAAAGCTATAAGAATAACTTTGACATGAATGGCAGTAAATCTTCACCACTTTACTGTGAGTCAGAAGTAGTGTCTGTCAAACAAAACCAACTAagctttgggttgttttttcttaCCGAAAAACGTAATCATGGCCATCGATCTCCGCACCCTTCTTTGAGCCGTTCAGGATTCGTCCAGTACCCACCACAGCACAGCGCACACAGCCATCACCACCTGGTTTTGGGAGAAGCAGTGGCTCTTTTGGCTTTGGAATCAGCTTCACTGAATCCATCACATCTGCAAAcccaaagaaaaacatgaatacACAATCTGTGCATGTTTTATGGTTGCTGTATGAGTAGAGAAGGTTTGTTAGTTTGGTTTAAACTAATGtttcatatttaaaagaaaaggcTAAATGATGGATGTCTTTATAACAACGTCTCAAACAACAATGTTCAGTTTATACAAGCACATTTTccttaataattaattttttgaataaataaacatttgaattaatatattttaattatattttactAAAATAattgcttcatgttttttttattaagtagTCCAGAGTTAGGTTTATATCAGGACGCCATCTTTTCTATTCATCCATTCCTAAATGCACTGACTTGCTGTTATTTCATTGGctgtttaaatggtaaatggtaaatagcctgtatttgtatagcgctttactagtccctaaggaccccaaagcactttacacaaccagtcatccacccattcacacacagattcacacactggtgatggtaagctacattgtagccacagccaccctggggcgcactgacagaggcgacaTATCTCATTTCATAAAACTCATCTGGTGAAACTATATAGGTGTTTAAAAATCCAGTCAGAGAATAGGTGTATATTACTCTCTTATTCTTCAGTCTGGCACACAATACTGGCTCAATATCAGCTTCAGAAAGACCTACCATCATATTTGTAGTCCATAAACCCAAAAGGATTGTTGAAATGTGAAAGTCGATTCCACTCGCTCATGTTAATGTTGTCTTTGTGCAGAAACAAACGTATGTTAGGAAGAAAAGCCTTCTTGAATTTCTCATCCTGAGAGTTTCGTAGAGACTGAGCACATGTCTGAAAATCATAAACAATATTAAATCATGAAACAAGTTAAAATGAATGACAAATCAGGAAACAGCAAAAGCAATAACGTCAAGAAGCCAAAAAGACAGAAACTAAAATGTCATCATGCAGATGGCTGATATGACTCCAGCTATGCTGGCTCACATCCATAAACTTAATACATTTGACTGTTTTTACTATATCTTGTCTTAACATGCTTACTGGTCGTCTATGTTGAGTATCTTCACTGTAAACATCTTCAAAATCCCACTGAGGAAGCTTCTTGAAGTCTTTTTTGTAGAGGAGAGCCATGGGGGTCTCAGCTACAAtgcgttgtgttgtgttgttttttgctgAATCGGCTATTTTTGCTTCAAGTCTTCTGCTAAAGTCGGGATGTGGAGGTCctgattttaattttcttttccagtatgCCCTGTACCTCTCAATCACAAAGTCTTCCGATTCACTGTCATCTATGAAGGTTGACCAGCTGAATCAAAAGGGGAACAGAagcaacataaaataattaatgtgtgtttctttgaaaaactttacagaaataaaattataatttaCCAGTAAACAGATTAAATCAATCATAGGTTTTTCATGAGTCAACATAGAAAAACAGAACCCACCTGATACTTTGTATTCTATTGTCtaataaattcaaaataatcaagagaaatgatgacagaaaaagcaaagaaaaaaactttaaaattaaCTCTGCCATCTCTGGTTTGTGGAGTTGTTGCTGTTCAGTTAAGCTCAAAAACTATCTGCTCTCCCTCCTCAGAATTGCTCACAGGTGGAAGAGCCACGTAACAACATGTCACTGATGCGGCAGGGCAGGGCTATAGCACAATTgccagagaaaaaacaaaacaaaatccaaaaaaaaacaaattcattCAGAAGCAGACACACCCATACATAAAACGTCATCAGACATCTGTGCCCTTATTACACaacaaacggaaagtcatgcACGAGTAAATTTGAATTGATTCCCTGGTTACACCAGCCTGCATTCCAAACATCCTGGCAAATTACCAACCCCAAGTTGCGTTCCatgaatgtgtgaatgttagatataAAAGACTTAAGCATAAAAAAATGCTtgcatgaatggatgaataaagaaatttgtttaaagtgctttgagtgctcaggtagagtaaaAGCGTATTATGTAACACCGGTCtggtcattttttttcacagactTTATTTGATACACTGAgtgaaaattacaaaaacatgacaataaaagaagtacatttctgtaattttaaatttatttgtttgttaatCAAGCAACATGTTGTGTAATCATCgaagtttttaaaaatggtgaAAAAATTATAGGTGTTTTTTATGATTATATATTATGTGCAAGTATCACTAAACTGTCAAAAGGTAAAATTATGATACTGTCATAGTTGGTGCTGGTGCATTTTGTGCTTgttgtgtaatttttaaaatcattgcCTAAAATTGGTAAAATTACAAAGACAtaataaaagagaaaaggatTTTCTATATTATTCTTAAAATATCCAcaaatttaatgtgttttaacaataaatgttaaatacagtcaagcccataattattcatacccctggcaaattttgacttaaagttacttttattcaaccagcaagttgttgtttctttttaccagaaatgacacaggcgtctcccaaaagataataaaacgatgtacaagaggcatcattgtggaaaaaaaatatatctcaGCTTTTCTTTACATATGAGCACAAAGTGTCATGTccaaaattattcatacccttctcaataatcaataatggctattacagc
Encoded proteins:
- the LOC100691981 gene encoding alpha-N-acetylgalactosaminide alpha-2,6-sialyltransferase 1-like is translated as MAELILKFFSLLFLSSFLLIILNLLDNRIQSISWSTFIDDSESEDFVIERYRAYWKRKLKSGPPHPDFSRRLEAKIADSAKNNTTQRIVAETPMALLYKKDFKKLPQWDFEDVYSEDTQHRRPTCAQSLRNSQDEKFKKAFLPNIRLFLHKDNINMSEWNRLSHFNNPFGFMDYKYDDVMDSVKLIPKPKEPLLLPKPGGDGCVRCAVVGTGRILNGSKKGAEIDGHDYVFRINGAVSKGYEEDLGNKTSVYVHTAHSITTSLKKYGYKSAPHDEGIKYVIIPEGMRDFQWLKGLLRGEKVSAGPYRNKLPRDYYSRQYNESHFYVLHQDFLRYVRNRFLLSPNLNKTFQPLVRPTNGAFTLFLALHTCDTVDAYGFTTDDYIKYPSYYVEKHMSKVTFYRNHDYILEENTWKDLHTREIMWLYQRTESKKEKEKQH